The bacterium genomic sequence AAGGGAACCTGTGAGGAATTATTTTTTCTATCTCTTCTATAGATAAAACATTACTTCTGGCAATTGTTGGAGATGGCGAACCAACACCCCCTAACCTGTCCGTTCTGTTCTGTTCTTGTATTTTTCTGATAAGTTTTGTATTAAGAGCGTGCCCACTTCTTATACCAATAATATGAGCTCGTACGTAGTTAATTAATACTGCAAGGTCTCCTAACAGGTCGTTTATTTTGTGCCTAACTGGTTCATCGGAAAACCTAAACTCATTATCAATTACACTCTTTTCATCGTCTATAACAAGGGTGTTGCTGTAGTCTGACCCTTTGCCAAGCCCCATTTTTCTTAAAGATTCAACTTCATCTTTCAAGCAGAAAGTTCTTGCGGAAGCAATATTTTTCTCGTATATTTCTGGTGTTATTTTGTATGAAGCGTACTGAGATTTGAGAATTGTTTCAGGATAATCTAATGTATAAGAAATCTTCAAGGAATCGTTAGGCAAAGCAATTATATGTGAGCCATTGCTTGATATGTAGATAGGTTCTTTTAAATATAAAACCTCTTTTTCTTTATGTAGGTTTTTAATCCCAGCTTTCTTAAAGATATCTATAAAAGGTTTTGAACTACCGTCTAAGCCGGGGCATTCGTTGCCTTCCATCTCTATAAACAGGTTGTCTATCTCCATTGCATAAAGTGCTGAAAGAAGGTGTTCAATAGTATGTATTTGAAACTGTGAGTTACCAATAGATGTTCTTCTTGGGAACTTAGTGTTGTCAAGAAGGTTGTCTATCCCTGCTTTGACTGGTTCAGAGTTAGGGACATCTGTTCTAAAAAAAATTATTCCAGTATCAACAGGGGCTGGTTTAAAAACCAACCTGCTCGCTTCTCCTGTGTGGAGTCCAATACCTGCTATTTCTGCTGAGTTTTCAAGTGTTTTCTGGGTCATCTTCTCCATATATTTCCTTTAATCTCCTTTCTGTTTTTTCTAGTCTTTCTTCAAGCTTTTTTAGTTTATCTATTAACTCAGGTTGTTTTCGTGAATATGCCTGTAATCGCATATCTTCCCATTTTTCTCTTGCGGGAAAACCTGTGACATGGGTATTTGGCGGAATATTCTTTGTAACTCCTGCCTTAGCCCCTATTATAGAGTTGTCTCCAATTGTTATATGTCCTGTAATACCTGCCTGACCTGCAATAATTACGTTTTTACCAACAGTTGTGCTCCCTGCTACTCCTACCTGAGCAACAACTATTGTGTTGTCGCCTATGCTAACATTATGGGCTATCTGTGCAAGGTTGTCTATCTTGACGCCGTTACCTATGTAGGTTTTATTAAACCTTGCTCTATCAATGGTAACATTTGAACCTATCTCTACATCGTTACCTATTATAACAGTACCTATTTGAGGGATTTTATGGTGAACCCCTTTTACTGTGGCGAATCCAAAACCATCGCCTCCAATTACTGTGCCGGGATGTATAATAACCCTATCTCCAATTGTTACCCGTTCTCTTATAATAACGTGTGGATATATAATGGAATCCTTGCCTATTTTTGTGTAGTGCCCTATATATACAGAAGAACCTACTATAGTGTTATCTCCTAATGTAGAGTTGTCCTCTATGACAGCATAAGGTTGTATTGAGACATCTTTCCCTATTGTTACATTTTTGCCTATAATGGCTGTTGGGTGTATGCCTGGCGAAAAAACGATAGGTTCAGGACCAATAATATTTAACATATTGGCAAAAGCAATAGAAGGGTTTTCCACTTGTATAAGGACTGCTTCTACTGAATTGTTTGTATCGGTAGGAACAAGTATTGCAGAAGCTTTTGTAGATTGTAGCAGAGGCCTATATTTATTGTTTGCTATAAAAGTAAGGTCTCCCTCTTTAGCTTCCTTTATACCTGAAACTCCTGTAATAAAAACTTCTTCGTCTCCTACAACTTGACCTTTAAGTATTTTTGCAATCTCTTTGACCTTCATTTTCATATACTTTTCCACTATTGTTTCGCATTAAGAACCTTAATGATTTCTTCTGTTAAGTCCATACCTGGCTGTCCAAAAAGTACCATTCTTGAATCAAGAATAACAGAAACACCTTTCGCACTACCATATTTGTTTACCTCTTTTCTTATCTCTTCAAGGAGTTTCTCTTCAAGTTCTTGTCTTTTTGTGTCGAGTTGTTTATTTGTAGTTTCCGCGAGAGAAAAATATTCTTTAACTTTTCCTTTTAGTTCTTCTTCTTTTTTTGCTTTCTCGGTTGGTTTAAGAATATCTT encodes the following:
- the lpxD gene encoding UDP-3-O-(3-hydroxymyristoyl)glucosamine N-acyltransferase → MKMKVKEIAKILKGQVVGDEEVFITGVSGIKEAKEGDLTFIANNKYRPLLQSTKASAILVPTDTNNSVEAVLIQVENPSIAFANMLNIIGPEPIVFSPGIHPTAIIGKNVTIGKDVSIQPYAVIEDNSTLGDNTIVGSSVYIGHYTKIGKDSIIYPHVIIRERVTIGDRVIIHPGTVIGGDGFGFATVKGVHHKIPQIGTVIIGNDVEIGSNVTIDRARFNKTYIGNGVKIDNLAQIAHNVSIGDNTIVVAQVGVAGSTTVGKNVIIAGQAGITGHITIGDNSIIGAKAGVTKNIPPNTHVTGFPAREKWEDMRLQAYSRKQPELIDKLKKLEERLEKTERRLKEIYGEDDPENT
- a CDS encoding bifunctional UDP-3-O-[3-hydroxymyristoyl] N-acetylglucosamine deacetylase/3-hydroxyacyl-ACP dehydratase, which translates into the protein MEKMTQKTLENSAEIAGIGLHTGEASRLVFKPAPVDTGIIFFRTDVPNSEPVKAGIDNLLDNTKFPRRTSIGNSQFQIHTIEHLLSALYAMEIDNLFIEMEGNECPGLDGSSKPFIDIFKKAGIKNLHKEKEVLYLKEPIYISSNGSHIIALPNDSLKISYTLDYPETILKSQYASYKITPEIYEKNIASARTFCLKDEVESLRKMGLGKGSDYSNTLVIDDEKSVIDNEFRFSDEPVRHKINDLLGDLAVLINYVRAHIIGIRSGHALNTKLIRKIQEQNRTDRLGGVGSPSPTIARSNVLSIEEIEKIIPHRFPFLLVDRIIDLTDSKAVGIKNVTMNEWFFEGHFPNKPVMPGVLIIEAMAQVGGVLMLSKEENRGKLAYFMSIDNAKFRKAVSPGDQLLLEVEVIKLKSRIGQLRGKTYVNGKLATEASFKCTIIDA
- a CDS encoding OmpH family outer membrane protein; protein product: MVKNIRFVVFMILASVILLCGNLVAQTANIGYVDIRQVFAGYKKAQTAEANFKQEIEAEKKKIDQCKEDITCMQAEFEQKKDILKPTEKAKKEEELKGKVKEYFSLAETTNKQLDTKRQELEEKLLEEIRKEVNKYGSAKGVSVILDSRMVLFGQPGMDLTEEIIKVLNAKQ